TCAGCCACGCCGGTCACGAGGAGGCCCCAAAGTCCTACCAGCACTGGCGAGAGAGGTCGAATGAGAAAGCGAAGGGCCGGCAGCCGCCGGTCCCGCCTCGTCAACCAGGCCCCTGGGGAATCGGCTGCGACACGCAGGGGTGCACCTTCGTCCTTGGCACCCCTAACCCGCCTGCGGACCGCTAGGAAGCGCGTATGCCTTGCTCGCACCGGACTCAGGCCCCCGGAACTGGTGTGGCCATTCGCTCTTTCTCCGCGCTTGGCCAGTAGCAGCATCTATGAATCGGTGAACCGCCGCCAGCGACAAGCGGGAGTGTGGGTGCAAGCGGTACGGTTGTCAATAGGAAAAAGGCTTCGATTCTCAAGAATTTGCGGCTCACGTACGCTCCCCGGAAGCCAAGGACTAGAGCGATTACACCGCGCATCCTGCCCCACGCTGGCCAACCCTAGGCTCCCGATGGGCCGGGTACCGGTGTGCGCGGCCCCGACCCCGACACGCGCTCTCTCCCAAGCCCCGGCCCTGTACACAGGCGGGACTATCGGTACCGCGTCGATCGTTGTCAAGAGGAAACTTCTCTGTGTCACCCCGCGCGCCCGGGAGGCCAAGGTGGGCGAGAATCTTTTGCATGACGGCGGGGTCGTCGATCGTGGCGATCCGCGGCATCCGCCCGGCGCAGCGCGGACAGCGCAGGACGTCCAGGTCGATGGCGCGACGCATCAGCAGAGCCCACGGCCGGTAGCGGGGCCTGGGGGCGCCCTCGCCCCCCGCGCGGGGATCCCTCGCCCGGTCACGCTCCGTGCGGCGATAGGCGACGACGTCCAGCCGCCAGCGCGCGCGGGGGGCGAGCACCCCGTGATAGAGCACCAGGTTGATCTCGGGCCGCGGCGTCAAGTCCGCCAGCTTCCCCAGGAACTCCATCGGCTCGAAGAGCAGATACGCCGTCCCGTCGCTCCAGGGGCGCTTGAGCTCCAGCCGCACACGGCCGTCTCCTAGGAGCCGGAGCCGATCTTCGGCCAGCGGCGGCCTAAGCACGTAACGGCGATGGCACGAAGCCCATTCCCGAAAGCGGCACCGTCACCAGATGGTCTCGACCACCGCACTCGCGCGGATGCGCGCATCGCGGCTGACCAGAGGCACCCCCTCGGCCCTCGCGGTGGCGGCGATGAGCCGGTCGGCGGGGTCGGCGGGGAAGTTGTCGGGGAAGTGCGTCGCCAGCGCAGCAATCGAGGGCGTGATCTCCTTGACGGTCACCCCGCTGCGGTCCACCAGCGCTCCGAGCCAGGTCTCCGGCGTTCCATGGGGGATCACGCGGCCCCGCACGAGCATCATCGCAACTTCCCAGAGGCTGATCGAGGCGACCGCGAGCCCACCGTCATTCGCGGCTCGTCGGATCGCGGCCGCCGCGACGCTCGACAGTCGCCGCGGCTCGAGGCAGAGCCAGAGCCAGGTGTGCGTGTCGAGGACGATCACCGCGGCGGGCGCCGGGCACCGGGCCGCTTGGCTCGCCGTGCAATGCTCTTGCGGCCGACCGCCCTCCACGTCTGGGCGGCGAGGACCGGGGCCTCGATATCATCGACGATTCGCGCCGAGCCGGCCAAGCAGCCGAAGACGTCGGTCGCCGGCGCGTCGGCGGGGACGAGCTTGGCCACCGGTCGGCCCTTCTTGGTGATCACCACCGGAGTCCGGTACTTCTTGACCTCCTCCATCACGCGCAGGCAGCGCGCCTTGAACTCACCGGCCGGCATCGTCTTCATGGTCTCTCCCGTCCGCTCATGGTCATAACGATGTGACCATGATAGCACGCGGCCGGCCTACAGGATGGTGAAGTCCAGCAGCGCGTGGGCGCGGCGCAGCGAGG
The DNA window shown above is from Candidatus Methylomirabilota bacterium and carries:
- a CDS encoding transposase, whose amino-acid sequence is MLRPPLAEDRLRLLGDGRVRLELKRPWSDGTAYLLFEPMEFLGKLADLTPRPEINLVLYHGVLAPRARWRLDVVAYRRTERDRARDPRAGGEGAPRPRYRPWALLMRRAIDLDVLRCPRCAGRMPRIATIDDPAVMQKILAHLGLPGARGDTEKFPLDNDRRGTDSPACVQGRGLGESACRGRGRAHRYPAHREPRVGQRGAGCAV
- a CDS encoding type II toxin-antitoxin system VapC family toxin gives rise to the protein MIVLDTHTWLWLCLEPRRLSSVAAAAIRRAANDGGLAVASISLWEVAMMLVRGRVIPHGTPETWLGALVDRSGVTVKEITPSIAALATHFPDNFPADPADRLIAATARAEGVPLVSRDARIRASAVVETIW
- a CDS encoding type II toxin-antitoxin system Phd/YefM family antitoxin; its protein translation is MKTMPAGEFKARCLRVMEEVKKYRTPVVITKKGRPVAKLVPADAPATDVFGCLAGSARIVDDIEAPVLAAQTWRAVGRKSIARRAKRPGARRPPR